A genome region from Oenanthe melanoleuca isolate GR-GAL-2019-014 chromosome 2, OMel1.0, whole genome shotgun sequence includes the following:
- the LOC130249328 gene encoding transcription factor SOX-17-like: protein MSSPDAGYASSDDQVQGRCSLPIMMPAVCPWAESLSPLGEAKAKGGAAPSGGRSKGEARIRRPMNAFMVWAKDERKRLAQQNPDLHNAELSKMLGKSWKALSLSEKRPFVEEAERLRVQHMQDHPNYKYRPRRRKQVKRLKRVESGFLQHGLAEAAAGPGLGSEAAGGGGRMCAEGLGLAYGEQGYAAAGAGHYRDCPPLGAAFDGYSLPTPDPSPLDAAESEAPFFAAGLQEECALVPYGYGPHPAAAEYPAAAAAESPSGAALRRHLAPGEALGAGGSLQGLLGCPAPLPAFYGQCQPPGPGRGPPPGAVGQPSPPPETAPCREQLEQLPPEELLGDVDRTEFEQYLRFACKPELALPFGGPGAAALPPPEGAGPVSAAVSDASSAVYYCGYPDL, encoded by the exons ATGAGCAGCCCCGATGCGGGCTACGCCAGCAGCGACGACCAGGTGCAGGGGCGGTGCTCGCTGCCCATCATGATGCCGGCCGTGTGCCCGTGGGCAGAGTCGCTGAGCCCGCTGGGCGAGGCGAAGGCGAAGGGCGGCGCGGCGCCGTCGGGCGGCCGCAGCAAGGGCGAGGCGCGGATCCGGCGTCCCATGAACGCCTTCATGGTGTGGGCGAAGGACGAGCGCAAGCGGCTGGCGCAGCAGAACCCGGACCTGCACAACGCCGAGCTCAGCAAGATGCTGG GTAAATCGTGGAAGGCGCTGTCGCTGTCGGAGAAGCGTCCGTTCGTGGAGGAGGCGGAGCGGCTGCGGGTGCAGCACATGCAGGACCACCCGAACTACAAGTACCGGCCGCGGCGGCGGAAGCAGGTGAAGCGGCTGAAGCGGGTGGAGAGCGGCTTCCTGCAGCACGGCCtggcggaggcggcggcggggcccgggctGGGCAGCGaggcggccggcggcggcggcaggaTGTGCGCGGAGGGCCTGGGACTGGCGTACGGCGAGCAGGGCTacgcggcggcgggcgcgggccACTACCGGGACTGTCCGCCGCTGGGCGCGGCGTTCGACGGCTACAGCCTGCCCACGCCGGACCCGTCGCCGCTGGACGCGGCGGAGAGCGAGGCGCCCTTCTTCGCGgcggggctgcaggaggagtgCGCGCTGGTGCCCTACGGCTACGGCCCGCACCCGGCGGCCGCCGAGTacccggcggcggcggcggccgagAGCCCGTCGGGCGCGGCGCTGCGGCGGCACCTGGCGCCCGGGGAGGCGCTGGGCGCGGGCGGGTcgctgcaggggctgctgggctgcccgGCGCCGCTGCCCGCGTTCTACGGGCAGTGCCAGCCGCCGGGCCCGGGGCGCGGCCCGCCGCCGGGGGCCGTGGGGCAGCCGTCGCCGCCGCCCGAGACGGCGCCGTGccgggagcagctggagcagctgccgCCGGAGGAGCTGCTGGGCGACGTGGACCGCACCGAGTTCGAGCAGTACCTGCGCTTCGCCTGCAAGCCCGAGCTGGCGCTGCCCTTcggcgggcccggcgcggccgcgctgccgccgcccgaGGGCGCGGGCCCCGTCTCGGCCGCCGTGTCGGACGCCAGCAGCGCCGTCTACTACTGCGGCTACCCCGACTTGTGA